AGACGTCGGCGGGGCGGGGCTCTCGCCGCTTGCCAAGGCGCTGGTGCTCGAAGCGCTCGCACGCGGCGATGCGGCCTCCGCCATCGCGCTCGACGGGATCGGGCCGGCGCTCTATCCGTTGATGGAGTTCGGGGGTCCCGAAGCGCGTGCGCTCGTGAAGAAGCTGCTTGCCAACCCGGCCGCGCGCGGCTGGGTCATTGTGGACAACGAGGAAAATCATTTTGAAATCAGTGAGGGCCGCGTTCGGGGAGAATGGCCCTGGCTGCCGGCCGAATCACTCGATGTGCTTGTTATCATCAAGGACGGCGCTGCGTTTGTGATCACCGAGGGCATGAGCTTCGAGCACACCAAGCCGGCAGCACTTCATGCGGCGGGCGCGTCCGGCATGCGCGTCGATGCACCGGTCGCGCTTGCGCTCAGGGCCGACAACAAGGCACTCGCCCGGACGCTGGCACGCCTTCGCGTCTACGCGAGCGGGCTGCTTGTCGGAATCGCGGGCGCTTCACTCGATTACGCCATTTCCTACACGCAGGAGCGCGTGGCCTTTGGGCGACCAATTGCTCACCACCAGGGTCTCGCGTTTCTGATTGCCGAGCTTGCCCACCGCATCGACGGCGCGCGCCTGGCGCTCTGGCGCGCCTGCTGGGCGCTCCAGCAGGAGGGCGATCCCACCGAAGCCGCGGCCGCTGCTCATCTGGAGGCCATCGACATTGGCCTCGAAATGGGAGAGCAGGGCGTGCAGCTTCTTGGTGGCCATGGCTACGTCACCGATCACCCGGTTGAAAAATGGATGCGTGAGGGTCGGACGCTCTCGCTTCTCTGGGGCGGCCGCAATGGCGCGCTCGATGCCGCGACGGCGCAGCTCTTCGATGTCTCGGCGCGCGTCGGGTTCAGTCTGCCGCGGTGGGGAGGGGCGTGATGGAGTTCGCACTCGACCAGCGCAGCAAGGGAATGCTCCGGATGCTCGCCGGAATCGGTGAGAGCATGTTCCGCCCGCTTGGAATGGAATACGACCGCAAGGGCGAGGCCATTCCGCCCGATCACCCATTCTTCCAGAATGTCATCGACATGGGACTGGTACGTCCCTTCGCGCTGGAGAAAGCGGACAGCGAGAAGGAAGAACGCCGCGGCCCCAAGACCGGCGGCCGGATGGCCGTGCTCTTCGCCGAGGAAGCCTCTTACTGGGATCGCGGCGTGACGGTGACCTTCCCGGGACCGGGACTTGGCGGCCCGCCGATTCTCAAGATGGGCACGCCCGAACAACGCGAGAGATTTCTCG
The sequence above is a segment of the Chrysiogenia bacterium genome. Coding sequences within it:
- a CDS encoding acyl-CoA dehydrogenase family protein produces the protein DVGGAGLSPLAKALVLEALARGDAASAIALDGIGPALYPLMEFGGPEARALVKKLLANPAARGWVIVDNEENHFEISEGRVRGEWPWLPAESLDVLVIIKDGAAFVITEGMSFEHTKPAALHAAGASGMRVDAPVALALRADNKALARTLARLRVYASGLLVGIAGASLDYAISYTQERVAFGRPIAHHQGLAFLIAELAHRIDGARLALWRACWALQQEGDPTEAAAAAHLEAIDIGLEMGEQGVQLLGGHGYVTDHPVEKWMREGRTLSLLWGGRNGALDAATAQLFDVSARVGFSLPRWGGA